From a single Rosa rugosa chromosome 7, drRosRugo1.1, whole genome shotgun sequence genomic region:
- the LOC133719839 gene encoding ethylene-overproduction protein 1 yields the protein MQHNIFTTMRSLKIMDGCKGTQVFAINPSGTTPTNGGVGDKVGHSRVNSVRSRSNWSFQAPNPTGNNALVESLLPYELPSSDLLEPQIEPCLKTVDFVETLADVYRRIENCPQFEKSKMYVEQCAIFRGMSDPKLFRRSLRSARQHAVDVHTKVVLAAWLRYERREDELVGSSSMTCCGRNVECPKASLVAGYDPESVYDSCCCSRSGGDVDGETADADEECSTSKEEEADMSFYIGEDEIMCVRYKIASLSTPFRTMLYGGFTETRRQKINFSQNGVSPEAMRAVEVFSRTGKLDSFEVRIVLDLLSFSNRFCCDELKSACDAHLASLVCELEDAMVLVDYGLEETAYLLVAACLQVFLRELPNSVHNPNMMRLFCSSEARQRLAMAGHSSFVLYYFLSQIAMEEDMKSNTTVMLLERLGECATEGWEKQLAFHQLGVVMLERQEYKDAQCWFEAAIEAGHVYSMVGVARAKFKRGHKYVAYKQMNSLISENTPVGWMYQERSLYSNGKEKMMDLNTATQLDPTLSYPYKYRAVSLLEENQIGSAITEINKIISFKVSPDCLELRAWFSIAIEDFEGALRDVRALLTLDPNYMMFHGKLHGDHLVELLQPLVQQWSQADCWMQLYDRWSSVDDIGSLAVVHHMLANDPGKSLLRFRQSLLLLRLNCQKSAMHSLRLARNHSTSEHERLVYEGWILYDTGHREEALAKAEESISIQRSFEAFFLKAYALADSNLDSESSTYVIQLLEEALRCPSDGLRKGQALNNLGSVYVDSEKLDLAADCYTNALNIKHTRAHQGLARVYHLKNQRKAAYDEMTKLIEKARNNASAYEKRSEYCDRDMAKNDLSMATQLDPLRTYPYRYRAAVLMDDHKEAEAIEELSKAIAFKPDLQLLHLRAAFHESMSDFVSTVRDCEAALCLDPNHADTHELYGKARERLNEQQR from the exons ATGCAGCACAATATATTTACTACAATGCGTAGCTTGAAGATCATGGATGGGTGTAAGGGCACCCAGGTGTTTGCCATTAATCCATCTGGAACAACCCCCACAAATGGTGGAGTAGGAGACAAGGTTGGTCACAGCCGGGTCAACTCGGTTCGATCCAGATCGAACTGGAGTTTCCAAGCCCCGAACCCGACCGGAAACAATGCCTTGGTCGAGAGTCTTCTTCCCTATGAACTCCCATCGTCGGATCTCCTCGAACCCCAAATCGAGCCTTGCCTCAAGACCGTTGATTTTGTCGAAACGCTGGCTGATGTGTACCGCAGGATTGAGAATTGCCCGCAATTCGAGAAATCTAAGATGTACGTGGAGCAATGTGCGATCTTTCGGGGTATGTCGGATCCGAAACTGTTCCGGCGGAGTCTCCGGTCGGCGAGGCAGCACGCGGTGGATGTCCACACGAAAGTGGTGCTTGCGGCGTGGTTGAGGTACGAGAGGAGGGAGGATGAGCTGGTTGGGTCATCTTCGATGACTTGTTGCGGTAGAAATGTTGAATGTCCCAAGGCTAGTTTGGTAGCTGGGTATGATCCGGAGTCTGTCTATGATTCATGTTGCTGCTCTCGGAGCGGTGGCGATGTAGATGGTGAGACTGCGGATGCGGATGAAGAATGCTCAACTTCGAAGGAGGAAGAAGCTGACATGTCATTTTACATTGGAGAGGATGAGATAATGTGTGTTAGGTATAAGATTGCATCGCTCTCGACACCCTTTAGGACAATGTTGTATGGGGGCTTTACGGAGACGAGGAGGCAGAAGATAAATTTCTCACAGAATGGAGTTTCTCCGGAGGCAATGAGAGCAGTGGAGGTATTTAGCCGGACTGGAAAGTTGGATTCTTTCGAAGTGCGAATTGTTTTGGACTTGCTTTCGTTTTCAAACAGGTTCTGTTGTGATGAGTTGAAGTCAGCTTGTGATGCTCATTTGGCTTCCCTGGTCTGTGAATTGGAGGATGCAATGGTGTTGGTTGACTATGGATTGGAGGAGACTGCTTATCTTCTAGTGGCGGCTTGTTTGCAGGTGTTTTTGAGAGAGCTTCCGAATTCGGTGCACAATCCTAACATGATGAGATTGTTTTGTAGTTCAGAAGCTAGGCAAAGATTGGCCATGGCCGGgcattcttcttttgttttgtattatttCTTGAGCCAGATTGCCATGGAGGAAGACATGAAGTCCAACACGACAGTGATGCTTCTAGAGAGGCTGGGAGAGTGTGCTACCGAAGGTTGGGAGAAGCAACTCGCATTTCACCAGTTGGGGGTTGTGATGCTTGAGAGGCAGGAATATAAAGATGCTCAGTGCTGGTTTGAAGCAGCCATTGAGGCAGGTCATGTGTATTCCATGGTGGGGGTTGCAAGGGCCAAATTCAAGCGTGGCCATAAATATGTAGCGTACAAGCAGATGAACTCGCTAATTTCGGAGAATACACCAGTTGGGTGGATGTATCAGGAGCGTTCTCTGTATTCTAATGGAAAGGAAAAGATGATGGATTTGAATACTGCTACTCAATTGGATCCAACTCTATCTTATCCATACAAGTATAGGGCTGTTTCTCTATTGGAAGAGAATCAGATCGGATCAGCCATCACAGAGATCAATAAGATTATTAGTTTCAAGGTCTCCCCTGATTGTCTTGAACTGCGGGCTTGGTTTTCAATTGCCATAGAGGATTTTGAAGGAGCTCTGAGAGATGTCAGGGCACTTTTGACTTTGGACCCGAATTACATGATGTTTCATGGGAAATTGCATGGTGACCATCTTGTAGAGCTGCTCCAACCTCTTGTCCAGCAATGGAGTCAGGCTGATTGTTGGATGCAACTATATGATCGATGGTCCTCTGTGGATGATATTGGCTCTCTAGCTGTTGTACATCATATGTTGGCAAATGACCCTGGGAAGAGCCTTCTACGCTTTAGGCAGTCTCTCCTTCTATTACG GTTGAATTGTCAAAAGTCCGCAATGCATAGTCTGCGATTGGCTCGAAATCATTCTACTTCTGAACATGAACGGCTTGTGTATGAAGGATGGATATTGTATGACACTGGCCATCGTGAAGAAGCATTGGCAAAGGCTGAGGAGTCCATTTCAATTCAAAGATCATTTGAAGCATTTTTCCTAAAGGCTTATGCTTTAGCAGACTCAAATCTTGATTCTGAGTCTTCAACATATGTGATACAGCTTCTGGAGGAAGCACTCAGATGCCCTTCGGACGGCCTTAGAAAAGGACAA GCGCTAAATAATTTAGGAAGTGTCTACGTAGATTCTGAGAAGCTGGATCTTGCTGCTGACTGCTACACAAATGCACTCAACATTAAGCATACACGAGCACATCAGGGTCTAGCACGAGTATATCATCTTAAAAATCAACGCAAAGCTGCATATGATGAGATGACAAAGCTGATAGAGAAGGCTCGCAACAATGCATCAGCTTATGAGAAACGTTCAGAATACTGTGATCGTGACATGGCAAAGAATGATCTAAGTATGGCAACACAATTAGATCCATTGAGGACATATCCGTACAGATATAGGGCGGCAG TTTTGATGGATGACCACAAAGAAGCAGAAGCTATTGAAGAGCTAAGTAAGGCCATAGCTTTCAAGCCGGATCTCCAGCTTCTACATCTTCGAGCAGCGTTCCACGAATCTATGAGTGATTTTGTGTCCACCGTCCGAGACTGTGAAGCAGCCCTCTGCCTTGACCCCAACCATGCCGACACTCATGAACTCTATGGTAAAGCACGGGAGCGCTTAAATGAACAACAAAGGTGA
- the LOC133719840 gene encoding uncharacterized protein LOC133719840 isoform X2: MLNFNAPLLSTRRPRNSRSTRLHGRSLSASEERVPFSWEQAPGKSKYPNTSDDNHDGDTPRPKLPPGWWHWHKPLESTNVVVLDKENEQALHDHDDGCDADVDDDVRAVDYNYVDDPDFDDEAFSDAIDVFSLSEAIDIVEKKAQREHDHLDALKLKLAESSEMNQLSPNYIIERFLPDAAALAASSAINLSVSQISSNQKLCYPWNYPEPEACVSRTVGQSHSSPKGCGFFPWRMKQHKLCGMKSPVVCSQQPQSSVKHKNHRS, translated from the coding sequence ATGCTGAACTTCAATGCACCACTCCTCTCAACAAGGCGTCCCAGAAACTCAAGGAGCACAAGATTACATGGCAGGTCACTGAGTGCGAGTGAAGAAAGAGTTCCCTTTTCGTGGGAACAAGCTCCTGGCAAGTCCAAGTATCCAAACACAAGCGACGATAACCATGATGGTGACACGCCCCGGCCAAAGCTGCCCCCGGGGTGGTGGCACTGGCACAAGCCTCTTGAATCAACTAACGTTGTTGTTCTGGACAAAGAGAATGAGCAGGCACTTCATGACCATGATGATGGATGTGATgctgatgttgatgatgatgttCGCGCTGTTGACTACAATTACGTTGATGATCCTGATTTCGACGATGAAGCCTTCTCCGATGCCATAGATGTGTTCTCATTGTCAGAGGCTATAGACATTGTGGAAAAGAAAGCACAAAGAGAACATGATCACTTAGATGCTCTGAAGTTGAAGCTCGCGGAGTCCAGTGAGATGAATCAACTGTCTCCAAACTACATAATCGAGCGCTTTCTTCCAGACGCCGCTGCATTGGCTGCATCATCTGCTATAAATCTAAGTGTATCACAGATCAGTTCAAATCAGAAACTTTGTTATCCGTGGAATTACCCTGAACCGGAGGCTTGCGTGTCAAGAACAGTTGGGCAATCTCACTCTTCACCTAAGGGTTGTGGTTTCTTCCCTTGGCGGATGAAGCAGCACAAGCTCTGTGGTATGAAGAGCCCTGTAGTGTGTTCACAACAACCTCAGTCTAGTGTAAAACACAAAAACCATAGGTCATAA
- the LOC133719840 gene encoding uncharacterized protein LOC133719840 isoform X1 produces MPLFHSTAFYYFLLITQLKLRFFQYMLSEVRFEDALEAKCPRMLNFNAPLLSTRRPRNSRSTRLHGRSLSASEERVPFSWEQAPGKSKYPNTSDDNHDGDTPRPKLPPGWWHWHKPLESTNVVVLDKENEQALHDHDDGCDADVDDDVRAVDYNYVDDPDFDDEAFSDAIDVFSLSEAIDIVEKKAQREHDHLDALKLKLAESSEMNQLSPNYIIERFLPDAAALAASSAINLSVSQISSNQKLCYPWNYPEPEACVSRTVGQSHSSPKGCGFFPWRMKQHKLCGMKSPVVCSQQPQSSVKHKNHRS; encoded by the coding sequence ATGCCATTATTTCACTCAACTGCCTTCTACTATTTCCTCCTGATCACTCAACTGAAGCTTCGGTTCTTTCAATATATGCTCTCAGAAGTAAGATTTGAAGATgctttagaagcaaaatgtcCTAGAATGCTGAACTTCAATGCACCACTCCTCTCAACAAGGCGTCCCAGAAACTCAAGGAGCACAAGATTACATGGCAGGTCACTGAGTGCGAGTGAAGAAAGAGTTCCCTTTTCGTGGGAACAAGCTCCTGGCAAGTCCAAGTATCCAAACACAAGCGACGATAACCATGATGGTGACACGCCCCGGCCAAAGCTGCCCCCGGGGTGGTGGCACTGGCACAAGCCTCTTGAATCAACTAACGTTGTTGTTCTGGACAAAGAGAATGAGCAGGCACTTCATGACCATGATGATGGATGTGATgctgatgttgatgatgatgttCGCGCTGTTGACTACAATTACGTTGATGATCCTGATTTCGACGATGAAGCCTTCTCCGATGCCATAGATGTGTTCTCATTGTCAGAGGCTATAGACATTGTGGAAAAGAAAGCACAAAGAGAACATGATCACTTAGATGCTCTGAAGTTGAAGCTCGCGGAGTCCAGTGAGATGAATCAACTGTCTCCAAACTACATAATCGAGCGCTTTCTTCCAGACGCCGCTGCATTGGCTGCATCATCTGCTATAAATCTAAGTGTATCACAGATCAGTTCAAATCAGAAACTTTGTTATCCGTGGAATTACCCTGAACCGGAGGCTTGCGTGTCAAGAACAGTTGGGCAATCTCACTCTTCACCTAAGGGTTGTGGTTTCTTCCCTTGGCGGATGAAGCAGCACAAGCTCTGTGGTATGAAGAGCCCTGTAGTGTGTTCACAACAACCTCAGTCTAGTGTAAAACACAAAAACCATAGGTCATAA